Below is a window of Myroides profundi DNA.
AGAATCAAAGATATTGATTGGTTTCCCAACAAATTTTGCAGCATACTCGTGTAAGTTAATGATATCGCTAACGCTACGGTCGATAAGTTGGTTACGGAACATTAATAGTTCAATAGACTTGTCATACCATAGGTCACTAATAATCTTAATAAACTCTACGCATGCTTTTCTACGATCTGCTTGAAAAGCTAATTCTTTCTCGTAAAGACTAGTATTTTTCATATATTAAATTGTGTTGTGATAAATTACTGCAAAAGTCTGTTTTTTTAATGAATTAATCAAGTTGTAAAGTTTAAAATACTCTTTTTAGTGTATTTATTGGGTGAACCTTACGATTATATTAGTAAACGAAGGTATTCTCCGTTTTTATTCATTAAAGTGAGCTTTATTTTTTGATTTTGATTAATCTGAGAGGCGATATTTTTAATTTGATTGATGTTAGAAACTTTGAGATCATTGATAGAAAGGAGAATACTACCGATCAAATCGTCCTCATATTTCGCAAAATCTTTGTCTAATATCTTCGTTATTTTAAACCCGTAGCTGATGTTTAATTCTTCTTTTTCGGCTGTATCTAGTTCTTGTAATTCTAATCCTCTAAACTCTATTTTGCGAGGTTCATTCTTACCTAGTGTTATAGAAGTACTATGTGTATCGTTACCCCTTAGATATTCTATCGCTACTATATCTTTAGGGCGTTTAGTATTAATGATTGAGCGGAGGTCTACAAAGGTCTTAATCTCTTTATTATTAATCTTAGTGATAATATCTCCATTTTTTAATCCAGCCTGAGCTGCACCAGAGTTCGTTATTATATCTTGAATATAAAAACCAAAAGAAGTACTACTAATATTGAGTTCTTTGACGATTTGAGGAGTTAATTCATATCCGGATACTCCTAGTGTAGCGTTCTGTACATTTCCATATTCTAATAAATCTTCAACTATCTTACGCGTTACATTAGAAGGCACAGCGAAGGCATATCCTACATAAGCGCCTGTGTTAGAGGAAATCATGGTGTTAATACCGATTAATTCTCCTTTAGTATTGACTAAGGCACCACCACTATTACCAGGGTTGATAGCAGCATCTGTTTGTATAAAGGATTGAATACTTGTTTTAGATAGATTACGAGCTTTAGCAGATACAATACCTGCTGTAACTGTAGAGGTTAAGTTATAAGGATTACCAACAGCGATAACCCATTCTCCTAGTTGAATATTGTCAGAATCTCCAAATACGATATAAGACAATTTCTCTTTTGGTTCTATTTTTAATAGTGCAATATCCATTTCTTTGTCCGTACCGATTAGTCTCGCTTTATACGTTTCATTATTCGAGAGTGTCACTTCTAATTCAGAAGCATTAGCAATCACGTGGTTATTCGTGACGATATAACCATCTTCAGTAATGATAACACCTGACCCTGTTCCTATCTGAGGTTTTGGCGAAGGCTTATACCCATAGAATAGTTCCATGATAGGGTTAGAACGAGAAGATACATAACTTAGATTCTTGACGTGTACTACTGTATTTACAGTGTTTTCAGCAGCTTCAACGAAATCAATAGACGAATTTGGGATGATAGAAGATTTGGTAGTAGAAATTGCAGAGGGCATCTCCTCTAGTTTACTCAGTTCAGTATTGTTTTGATTTTCAAAAAAATACTTATAACCAACCAGTGTCATACTACCACTTAATAAACAAATTAAAAAAACACCTAAGATCTTTTTCATATATAAATCTATTAATTAAATAAGACTAAAATTACTAAATAAAAATTTGAACAAAATGATGTTTAACCATCACTTAACACCGTGTTTTAACATACATTATTTGTATTTTTACCACTTTAAGTAAGATTAGCTATATGTTGAGATTTTATAAATATCAGGGAACTGGTAACGATTTCGTAATGATAGATAACCGCACTAGTTTTTTTCCTAAAGAAGATAAGGAATTAGTAGCACATTTATGTCATAGACACTTTGGAATAGGTGGAGACGGTTTGATTTTGTTAGAAGAAGCAGAAGGATATGATTTTAGAATGGTCTATTATAATGCAGATGGAAGTGAGAGTACTATGTGTGGTAATGGAGGTAGATGTCTAGTAGCCTTTGCGAAACAATTAAAAATAATTAATGACAATTGCCGTTTTATAGCTATAGATGGAGAACATACCGCTACCATTAGTAACGAGGGAATAGTATCACTACAGATGATCAATGTGTCTGGGATAGAGATAGAGAAGTCATACAGCTTTTTAAATACGGGATCACCTCATCATGTACAGGTAGTGAGAGATTTAGGAAATTATGATGTATTCGGTATAGGGCAAGAGATAAGAGAGAGCGAATTATATGCACCAGGAGGTACTAATGTAAACTTCGTAGAGCAGGAAGGACCTAATCATTTCAGAATACGCACATTCGAGAGAGGGGTAGAAGACGAGACGTTATCTTGTGGTACAGGAGCTACTGCTGTAGCTATCTCAATGTATGCTCAGGGGAAGTGTGATCACAATGAAGTGAAGATAGATGTAGAGGGTGGAAGTCTGACGATTAGTTTTGAGACAGATGATCGTATTAGTTATAGAAATGTAGTATTAAGCGGACCGGCCAAACTAGCGTTTGAAGGGACAATAGAAATATAAAAAAGATGTTACATATTCGTGGGAATGCTATATTTTTACGTGCTTTAGAGCCAGAAGATTTAGAGTTCATCTATCAGATAGAGAATGATGTTGATTTATGGGAAGTTAGTAATACAGTGACACCTTATAGTCGCTTCTTGATTCGACAGTATTTAGAGAATGCTCATCTCGATATCTATGAAGTAAAGCAGTTGCGATTAGTGATCTGTGATATAGATACAGAACAGGCATTAGGGTTAATCGATCTATTTGATTTTGACCCTAAGAACAATAGAGCAGGTGTAGGTATTGTAATCCAACACCAAGAGGATAGAGGGAAAGGAGCAGGAGCAGAAGCATTAGAATTAGTTATTAATTATGGCAAAGAAGTATTAGGTTTGCACCAGCTGTATGCTAATATTTCGGTAGATAATTATCCTAGTCAACAACTGTTTTTAAAATACGGTTTTAAACTAGTAGGTATAAAGAAAGATTGGGAAAGAGTTGGCGGAGTTTATAAAGACGAAGCATTGTATCAATTATTATTTTAAATAAAATTATGAAGTTAAAAAACATCTTAGTTTTTCTAGTTGTTCTAGGGGGATTTGGACTATTAGGGTATTTATATATATGGTATGGTAAGGCGTTTTCGCCTAACTTAAAAGGTTGGGATGAAGAACAGTTTATCTACATTAAGCAAGAAGACAACTTCCATTCAGTATTGAAAATATTAGAACCTTATCTAAATGATAAAGAAGGTTTCGTAGAAATAGCAGAACAGCGCAGTTATCCATCTAATGTATTCAGTGGTCGTTTTAAACTTAAAAACGGGATGAATACCTATGATATCATCGAGGCACTTAGAAAGAATGTACCTGTGCGTCTAACGTATAACAATCTTGAGCGAATAGAAGATTTCGCAGGGAGATTAGGTTCTATGTTTGAAACGGATAGTATAGGTTTCTTAGAGACGTTCTATGAACCTAGTTTCTTAGAAGAAAATGGATTTACTAAAGAAAGTGTATTAGTCTCTTTCTTACCTGAGACGTATGAATTCTATTGGAATGTAAGCCCTTTGAAGATTCGTAATAAGATGCATAAGGAGTACATCCGCTTCTGGAACGCTGAGCGTCAAGAGAAAGCAAAAGCTCTAGGGCTAACACCTGTAGAGGTATCTATCTTAGCTTCTATTGTTCAGAAAGAAACGAGTAAAGCAGACGAGAAAGAAAAAGTAGCAGGAGTATACCTAAACAGAATTAAGTTAGGAATGCCGTTACAAGCAGACCCTACTGTAGTATATGCTAAGAAATTATATACTAACGATTTTAAACAAGTGATCAAAAGAGTATACCTAAAGGATACTCAGATACCATCACCTTATAATACGTATCAAAATACAGGGTTACCTCCAGGACCTATCTTTATGTCAGATCAGTCTAGTATAGATGCAGTGTTAAATGCAGAGAAACATGATTATGTATACTTCTGTGCAAGTGTAGATAGATTAGGATATCACGAGTTTGCGGTGACACTAGCTCAGCATAATGCTAACAGTAGAAAGTATAGCGCATGGTTAAACCAAGCAGGTATCAATTAAAAAAATAATAGAAGTAAGCTGTCTAATTTTGGACAGCTTTTTTTATACTTATATTTTTGAAGTGGAATATAAATATAGTTTATAGGGATTTAATGTTGTATGACTTTACTATTAGTACTCATGCTATTTCGTTTTGAATGAGTCCGTAGTGAGTCCGTTATGAGTCCGTATCGACTCCGTTAATTTGGATAAAATAACGGAGTGAGTAAGGACATATGATATAGGTACTAATGAGGTATTCGCAATCTAGGTACAATCTAGCTAAAATAAGAGTAATAAAAAAGGCTGTCCACGGACAGCCTTTTCTGGTATAGATTATAAGATTATAAATGTGGAGTACTATTTCCATCCACCACCAAGAGCTTGGTATAGTTTTACTCTTGATATTAGTTTGTTCTGTTTTAATTTGTTTAGGTTCAGCTCACTATCTAGCATATTCTTTTGTGCATTGATAATCTCGATATAGTTTGCATATCCACTGTTAAACAGTAAGTTAGATTGCTTTACCCCTAATCTAGAAGTCGCTACTTGCTCTTCGGCAATCTCTATCTGCTCTTTCACTGTTTCTAATGTGATTAAGGCATCAGATACCTCTGTGATAGCTGTATAAACGGACTTCTGAAGGTCTATTTCTGCTTTTTCTCTTTCTATTTTAGCTACTTCATAATCTGTTTTTAGTTTTCGCTTATTAAATAGAGGAGCAGCTACATCACCTATTAATCCACCGAATAAAGAACCAGGTATATTAAACCAATTCTTACCTAACATACTATTTAATCCTCCCGTTACATCTATCGTAAGAGAAGGGTATCTGCTAGTCTGTGCTACTCCTACTCTGGCATTACTCGCTTTTAGAGCTAGCTCTGCTTGTTGTACATCAGGGCGTTGACTCACTAAGTATAGTGGTACTCCTGTAGTCAGTGTTTCTTGGTAGTTGACTTCAGCTAGTTTAGCATCTCGCTCGATAGCGTCAGGTAACTGTCCAGTAAGCAAGGATAACGCATTCTCTTGAACTGCTATTTGTTGTTTTAGAGAAGGGATTAACGCCTTAGCGACTAACATCTGGTTACGCGTCTGTTGAATAGCAAGAGAGGTGGTCTGTCCAGCATCTCGTTGTAGTTCAACTATCTTTAGTGTATTCTTTGTCAATTCATAGTTAGACTGGGCTACTTCCATCTGTGCATCTAGCAGCAGTAAGTTATAATACCCTTCTGCTATATTAGCGATTAGAGTAGTCTGTACCGCTTTGCGAGCTTCGTGAGTCTGTAGATAGTTCGCTAGAGCTTCAGCACTCATGCTTTTCATCTTTCCCCAGACGTCTAATTCCCAGCTTACACTTAGAGAAGAGACGTATTGAGCAGAGTTGACATACATATTTTCAGGAGCATCTTTTCCTTTATTTTCGTAGTATTTACTTGCTGCTGATCCATAGTAATTAGAAGAGCGATACTGATAGGCTACATTACCAAGTGTCATATCTACTGATGGCAGCCATTCTAGCTTAGCTTGTCTAGCTTTTTGGTCAGCTATTTCGATATTCTTTATCGCATTAGTCATATCGAAGTTGTGTTCTAATCCACTGTTGATTAATTCAATCAACTTCTCATCTTCAAAGAACGTCTTCCAATCAATATCTGCTATTCCTACTGAGTCTCTCGTATTGTTTATAGAGTCTAGTTGACCTCTATACTGTTCTGGCAATTGAAACTCTGGTGCTTTATAGTTAGACTGTGGAGCACAAGAATGTAAGGCTAAAGCTGCGGAAACCACCGATACATATAAAGTGCTTGTTATAATTCTTTTTGTGTTCATGGTTTCTATCTTTTATTCATTAGTAAGTTTAGATTTAAGTTTTTCGTCCCAAGTCTGGAAGATATAGAATAATACTGGGATAATGAATATACCCGCAATTACTCCAAATATCATACCACCAGCAGCACTGAAGCTGATCGAGTGGTTTCCTTGAGCTGATGGTCCTACTGTAAACATCAACGGTACTAGACCTGCTACGAAAGCAAATGATGTCATTAGGATAGGTCTTAGACGCATTTTTGCACCTTCTACAGCAGCATCGAATATTGATAATCCGTTTTTGCGTTGTTGAAGAGCGAACTCTACGATAAGGATGGCATTCTTCGCTAATAACCCGATTAACATAATCAATCCTACTTGTACATAGATATTGTTTTGTAATCCAGCTAGATTAACGAATAGGGCTACCCCTAATAATCCTGTTGGTACTGTCAATAGAATCGCTACTGGTAATAAGTAACTCTCATACTGAGCACATAATAAGAAGTATACAAAGATGATACTTAGCCCAAAGATGATAATCGCTTGGTTACCCGAATCTTTTTCTTCTAATGACATACCTGTGTACTCATAAGAGTAGTTACCAGGTAGTTGTTCTGTTACTTCTTCTATCGCTTTCATCGCATCTCCTGTACTATATCCTGGTGCAGGGTTAGCTTTGATAGAGATAGAGTTATATAAGTTATATCTAGTCACGGTTTCCGGACCTAATACTTTCTTCAGTTTAATCAAGGTATTAGCAGGTAGCATTTCTCCATCTTTGTTTTTCACATAGATAGAAGAGAATGATTGTGGACTCTCTCTAAATGGGATGTCTGCCTGCATATATACACGGTACGTTCTACCGAATCTATTAAAGTCTCCTGCTTTTACACGACCATAGTAGTTCTTGATAGTAGTCATAAGGTCTTTTACACTTACACCTAACGATTTTGCTTTTACATAGTCGATCTCAAGTAAATACTGTGGGTAGTTTGCTTTAAATGAAGTAAAGGCATTCGATATTTCTTCTCTGTCATTTAAT
It encodes the following:
- a CDS encoding trypsin-like peptidase domain-containing protein; this encodes MKKILGVFLICLLSGSMTLVGYKYFFENQNNTELSKLEEMPSAISTTKSSIIPNSSIDFVEAAENTVNTVVHVKNLSYVSSRSNPIMELFYGYKPSPKPQIGTGSGVIITEDGYIVTNNHVIANASELEVTLSNNETYKARLIGTDKEMDIALLKIEPKEKLSYIVFGDSDNIQLGEWVIAVGNPYNLTSTVTAGIVSAKARNLSKTSIQSFIQTDAAINPGNSGGALVNTKGELIGINTMISSNTGAYVGYAFAVPSNVTRKIVEDLLEYGNVQNATLGVSGYELTPQIVKELNISSTSFGFYIQDIITNSGAAQAGLKNGDIITKINNKEIKTFVDLRSIINTKRPKDIVAIEYLRGNDTHSTSITLGKNEPRKIEFRGLELQELDTAEKEELNISYGFKITKILDKDFAKYEDDLIGSILLSINDLKVSNINQIKNIASQINQNQKIKLTLMNKNGEYLRLLI
- the dapF gene encoding diaminopimelate epimerase; the protein is MLRFYKYQGTGNDFVMIDNRTSFFPKEDKELVAHLCHRHFGIGGDGLILLEEAEGYDFRMVYYNADGSESTMCGNGGRCLVAFAKQLKIINDNCRFIAIDGEHTATISNEGIVSLQMINVSGIEIEKSYSFLNTGSPHHVQVVRDLGNYDVFGIGQEIRESELYAPGGTNVNFVEQEGPNHFRIRTFERGVEDETLSCGTGATAVAISMYAQGKCDHNEVKIDVEGGSLTISFETDDRISYRNVVLSGPAKLAFEGTIEI
- a CDS encoding GNAT family N-acetyltransferase; its protein translation is MLHIRGNAIFLRALEPEDLEFIYQIENDVDLWEVSNTVTPYSRFLIRQYLENAHLDIYEVKQLRLVICDIDTEQALGLIDLFDFDPKNNRAGVGIVIQHQEDRGKGAGAEALELVINYGKEVLGLHQLYANISVDNYPSQQLFLKYGFKLVGIKKDWERVGGVYKDEALYQLLF
- the mltG gene encoding endolytic transglycosylase MltG, coding for MKLKNILVFLVVLGGFGLLGYLYIWYGKAFSPNLKGWDEEQFIYIKQEDNFHSVLKILEPYLNDKEGFVEIAEQRSYPSNVFSGRFKLKNGMNTYDIIEALRKNVPVRLTYNNLERIEDFAGRLGSMFETDSIGFLETFYEPSFLEENGFTKESVLVSFLPETYEFYWNVSPLKIRNKMHKEYIRFWNAERQEKAKALGLTPVEVSILASIVQKETSKADEKEKVAGVYLNRIKLGMPLQADPTVVYAKKLYTNDFKQVIKRVYLKDTQIPSPYNTYQNTGLPPGPIFMSDQSSIDAVLNAEKHDYVYFCASVDRLGYHEFAVTLAQHNANSRKYSAWLNQAGIN
- a CDS encoding efflux transporter outer membrane subunit, whose protein sequence is MNTKRIITSTLYVSVVSAALALHSCAPQSNYKAPEFQLPEQYRGQLDSINNTRDSVGIADIDWKTFFEDEKLIELINSGLEHNFDMTNAIKNIEIADQKARQAKLEWLPSVDMTLGNVAYQYRSSNYYGSAASKYYENKGKDAPENMYVNSAQYVSSLSVSWELDVWGKMKSMSAEALANYLQTHEARKAVQTTLIANIAEGYYNLLLLDAQMEVAQSNYELTKNTLKIVELQRDAGQTTSLAIQQTRNQMLVAKALIPSLKQQIAVQENALSLLTGQLPDAIERDAKLAEVNYQETLTTGVPLYLVSQRPDVQQAELALKASNARVGVAQTSRYPSLTIDVTGGLNSMLGKNWFNIPGSLFGGLIGDVAAPLFNKRKLKTDYEVAKIEREKAEIDLQKSVYTAITEVSDALITLETVKEQIEIAEEQVATSRLGVKQSNLLFNSGYANYIEIINAQKNMLDSELNLNKLKQNKLISRVKLYQALGGGWK